From Leptotrichia wadei, one genomic window encodes:
- the nrdR gene encoding transcriptional regulator NrdR yields MRCPFCGYENTKVIDSRSYFEGNSIKRRRECEKCGKRFTTHEKVAELSLIVIKKSGAKQPYSREKVYNGIVRAFENRSIDIEKIEETIDKIEREILTEYSGEIKSSELGEKILSYLVNLDEIAYVRFASVYKKFDSLDSFVKEIEKIRKDKKINKKE; encoded by the coding sequence ATGAGATGTCCATTTTGTGGCTATGAAAATACGAAAGTTATTGATAGTCGTTCCTATTTTGAAGGAAACTCAATTAAGCGACGACGTGAGTGTGAAAAATGCGGAAAAAGATTTACAACTCATGAAAAAGTTGCTGAATTGTCATTAATTGTAATAAAGAAGAGCGGAGCAAAGCAGCCTTATTCACGTGAGAAGGTTTATAACGGGATTGTCAGGGCATTTGAAAATCGCAGTATTGACATTGAAAAAATTGAAGAAACAATTGATAAAATTGAACGTGAAATACTGACAGAATATTCAGGTGAGATAAAATCTAGTGAGCTGGGTGAAAAGATACTTTCATATTTGGTAAATCTGGATGAAATTGCCTATGTGAGATTTGCTTCTGTTTACAAAAAATTTGACAGTCTGGATAGTTTTGTGAAGGAAATTGAAAAAATAAGAAAAGATAAAAAAATAAATAAAAAGGAATAA
- a CDS encoding ABC transporter permease: MNELLVFLQSLPEAFKTGFIYSIMVMGVYLTYKILDFPDMSVDGTFPLGGFVFAAFALSKNGFFGITNPIMGLILAVVCGMIAGYVTGALHVYLKINGLLSGILVMTGLYSINSRIVGMPNVFITPDRSIYEIISYNKDFVPFVIAFVILLVLKGFYDYKIKENKYMIRTLSVYIIFTIALIIYVVKTQDVKLMLTVLIAFIIKMIIDYILTSKFGFALRALGNNEQLVVSLGVNEKRLKIFGLMLANGVVALSGALFAQNIKVADLQSGVGTIVIGLAAIILGLGVLKKSRVINEVSIVTIGSLMYYFIINLALMSNSWTRSIYESLHFSDDVIKILEVKPTDVKLITAVILAAILWNELINKSKKGKKKVKLIEKGEA; encoded by the coding sequence ATGAATGAGTTATTAGTATTTTTACAGAGTCTTCCTGAGGCTTTTAAAACAGGATTTATATATTCAATAATGGTAATGGGAGTGTATCTGACTTATAAAATACTGGATTTTCCTGATATGTCGGTGGATGGGACATTTCCGCTGGGAGGATTTGTATTTGCGGCATTTGCACTTTCTAAAAATGGATTTTTTGGGATAACAAATCCTATTATGGGATTGATTCTTGCAGTTGTTTGTGGAATGATTGCAGGATATGTAACTGGGGCATTGCATGTTTATTTGAAAATTAATGGATTGCTTTCGGGGATTTTGGTAATGACGGGGCTTTATAGTATAAACTCCAGAATTGTTGGGATGCCAAACGTATTTATTACGCCAGATAGAAGTATTTATGAAATAATATCATATAACAAGGATTTTGTGCCTTTTGTAATTGCATTTGTAATTCTACTTGTATTAAAGGGATTTTACGACTATAAAATTAAAGAAAATAAATATATGATTAGAACACTTTCTGTTTATATAATTTTTACAATTGCATTAATAATTTATGTGGTAAAAACACAGGATGTAAAACTTATGCTTACAGTATTGATTGCATTTATTATAAAAATGATAATTGATTATATTCTAACTTCTAAATTTGGTTTTGCATTACGGGCATTGGGAAATAATGAGCAGCTTGTGGTAAGTCTTGGGGTAAATGAAAAAAGATTGAAAATATTTGGGCTGATGCTTGCGAATGGAGTTGTGGCATTGTCTGGGGCATTATTTGCACAAAATATTAAAGTTGCAGATTTGCAGTCGGGAGTTGGAACGATTGTTATTGGTCTTGCAGCTATAATTCTTGGACTCGGTGTATTGAAAAAATCCCGTGTAATAAATGAAGTTTCAATTGTTACGATAGGATCGCTTATGTATTACTTTATAATAAACTTGGCACTAATGTCAAACAGCTGGACAAGAAGTATTTATGAAAGTCTTCACTTTAGTGATGATGTTATAAAAATACTTGAAGTTAAGCCGACAGATGTTAAATTGATAACAGCGGTAATTTTAGCTGCAATTTTATGGAATGAACTTATTAATAAATCTAAAAAAGGTAAGAAAAAGGTAAAATTAATTGAGAAGGGAGAAGCATAA
- a CDS encoding BCCT family transporter has product MENLKNKLDKYEIKDEKNKYVFRADFKYMISSSIFFIIIAGIAIHSLYKGISGIEKLTPIKIAFIVILLGYVVIAGFLLFSYKIVVENNEIFLKKIRVKMKDIEGASVKIMRVNSSKMDKFLEVITKDKKKIQIRLNINNELLFLKLIQNQIGEKMDI; this is encoded by the coding sequence ATGGAAAATTTAAAAAATAAACTTGATAAGTATGAAATAAAAGATGAGAAAAATAAATATGTTTTTAGGGCAGACTTTAAATATATGATTTCGTCATCTATTTTTTTTATAATAATTGCTGGTATAGCGATTCATTCACTTTATAAAGGAATTAGCGGGATTGAAAAACTTACGCCAATAAAAATTGCTTTTATTGTAATTCTTTTGGGTTATGTTGTGATAGCTGGATTTCTTTTGTTTAGTTACAAGATTGTAGTTGAAAATAATGAGATTTTTTTGAAAAAAATACGAGTTAAAATGAAAGACATCGAAGGTGCAAGTGTAAAAATAATGAGAGTAAATTCGAGCAAGATGGATAAATTTCTGGAAGTGATAACAAAGGATAAAAAAAAGATACAAATTAGGTTGAATATAAATAATGAATTGTTATTTTTGAAGCTAATACAAAATCAAATTGGGGAAAAAATGGATATTTAG
- a CDS encoding S1C family serine protease yields MNIKKIIFIINIFLCGFIFADDSSVKKALVKVYAAHQMFNYASPWQNGQDFNSTATGFIIDGNRIITNAHAVLNEKFLQVRKEGDSRKYKANVKFISEEYDLAMIDVEDKAFFNGTTTLKLGALPKIEDSLTVYGYPLGGDKLSTTRGIVSRMEHNTYTLTNQKFLIGQTDAAINSGNSGGPVLSNGRVVGVAFAGLTQADNIGYFIPVNILNNFLDDIKDGNYDGPPKLGIQWAKLESTSQRKMLGLKNDSKGIIIKKVFQNSPFNGVLKRNDVLLQLDGKDIESDGTVEFRKNEKTDFNFVNQEKKYGENLSYEIIRDKKIEKGQVTLKKTDIKYSVVKSTKLQEAPSYYIYGGLVFEPLTTNYITAVSQANPTNTLPAIYDREELFKDYNGLVILVRVLPFDVNLGYSDLENKIITKVNGEKYKDFDDFVKKVKSANGEFIIFEDEEGNEIVLDIAEVKAQKEALMENYNISREMSNDIK; encoded by the coding sequence ATGAACATAAAAAAAATAATTTTTATAATAAACATATTTTTATGTGGATTTATTTTTGCTGATGACAGTTCGGTAAAGAAGGCACTTGTTAAAGTTTATGCTGCGCATCAGATGTTTAATTATGCTTCGCCTTGGCAAAATGGGCAGGATTTTAATTCGACAGCGACAGGATTTATTATAGATGGAAATAGAATTATTACAAATGCTCATGCCGTATTGAATGAAAAGTTTCTGCAAGTTAGAAAAGAAGGGGATTCTAGAAAATATAAGGCAAATGTTAAATTTATTTCGGAAGAATATGACTTGGCAATGATTGATGTGGAAGATAAGGCATTTTTTAATGGAACGACTACATTGAAATTGGGAGCGCTTCCGAAAATTGAAGATAGTCTTACAGTTTATGGGTATCCGCTTGGTGGGGATAAACTTAGTACGACTAGAGGAATCGTTTCAAGAATGGAGCATAATACATATACTTTGACAAATCAGAAATTTTTGATTGGGCAGACTGATGCTGCGATTAATAGCGGAAATAGCGGAGGACCTGTTTTAAGTAATGGAAGAGTTGTGGGAGTTGCTTTTGCTGGACTTACGCAGGCTGATAATATTGGATATTTTATTCCTGTTAATATACTTAATAATTTTTTGGATGATATAAAGGATGGGAATTACGATGGACCTCCAAAATTGGGAATACAATGGGCAAAGCTGGAAAGTACGTCGCAACGTAAAATGCTGGGATTAAAAAACGATTCAAAAGGAATTATTATAAAGAAAGTTTTTCAAAATTCACCATTTAATGGTGTTTTAAAAAGAAATGACGTGCTGTTACAATTAGATGGCAAGGATATTGAATCAGATGGGACAGTAGAATTCCGTAAAAATGAAAAGACAGATTTTAACTTTGTAAATCAGGAAAAAAAATACGGAGAAAATTTAAGCTATGAAATTATAAGAGATAAAAAAATTGAAAAGGGTCAAGTAACGTTAAAGAAAACAGATATAAAATATAGTGTCGTAAAAAGTACAAAGCTGCAGGAAGCGCCTTCATATTATATTTATGGAGGATTGGTTTTTGAGCCACTTACAACGAATTACATCACAGCTGTTTCTCAGGCTAATCCTACTAATACTTTACCTGCAATTTATGACAGGGAGGAACTGTTCAAGGATTATAATGGGCTAGTCATATTGGTAAGAGTGCTTCCATTTGATGTAAATTTAGGATATTCAGATTTGGAAAATAAAATTATTACAAAAGTTAATGGGGAAAAATATAAGGATTTTGATGATTTTGTAAAAAAAGTTAAAAGTGCAAATGGTGAATTTATTATTTTTGAAGATGAAGAAGGTAATGAAATTGTACTGGATATAGCTGAAGTTAAGGCTCAGAAAGAGGCGCTTATGGAAAATTATAATATTTCACGTGAAATGTCAAATGACATAAAATAA
- a CDS encoding ABC transporter substrate-binding protein produces MKKLLILVSALMLMVLSCGNSGSESKSSGNAGTGSKKYRIGITQIVSHAALDSAREGFKAAFKEAGVNAEFDEKNANGETTNSNLIANNFVSSKEDLIFAIATNAAQSASQATNDIPVVFAAITDPQSAGIMKNNVTGVSDRMDVKQQLELLKKIGPNVKNIGVIYNSSEQNSKIQVEDLKKAAKELGLNIVEKSVVQANEIPQTVDNLVREADAIYLPTDNLVASVVSLITDKATAAKKIVFGAEAAHVKGGALITQGVSYYEIGKEAGKMAIDILKNGKKPSEIKFKTMPLSEIVVNEKTLAALGISLPEDVKSKAKMVQ; encoded by the coding sequence ATGAAAAAATTGCTAATTTTGGTAAGCGCTTTGATGCTTATGGTTTTGAGTTGCGGGAATTCTGGAAGTGAGAGTAAGAGTAGCGGAAATGCTGGGACAGGCTCTAAGAAGTATAGAATTGGGATTACGCAGATTGTATCACATGCGGCACTTGATAGTGCGAGAGAAGGGTTTAAGGCTGCGTTTAAGGAAGCGGGAGTTAATGCTGAATTTGATGAAAAGAATGCAAATGGAGAAACAACTAATTCAAATCTGATTGCTAACAACTTTGTCAGCTCAAAGGAAGATTTGATATTTGCGATTGCGACAAATGCGGCTCAATCAGCTTCGCAAGCTACAAATGACATACCTGTGGTGTTTGCGGCAATTACAGATCCACAGTCTGCAGGAATTATGAAGAATAATGTAACTGGTGTAAGTGATAGAATGGATGTAAAACAGCAGCTTGAATTATTAAAAAAAATAGGCCCAAATGTAAAAAATATTGGGGTAATTTATAATTCTTCAGAACAAAATTCAAAAATCCAAGTGGAAGATTTGAAAAAAGCGGCAAAAGAATTAGGATTGAATATTGTTGAAAAAAGTGTTGTACAGGCAAATGAAATACCGCAAACAGTAGATAATTTAGTAAGAGAAGCAGATGCGATCTATTTGCCGACAGATAATCTTGTGGCTTCGGTTGTGAGCTTGATTACAGATAAGGCGACTGCGGCTAAAAAGATAGTATTTGGTGCGGAAGCGGCTCACGTTAAAGGTGGAGCATTGATTACACAAGGTGTAAGTTATTATGAAATTGGAAAAGAAGCTGGTAAAATGGCAATTGACATCTTGAAGAATGGTAAAAAGCCAAGCGAAATTAAATTTAAGACAATGCCTCTTAGTGAAATTGTAGTTAATGAAAAAACACTTGCGGCACTTGGAATTTCATTGCCAGAAGATGTGAAGTCCAAGGCTAAAATGGTTCAATAA
- a CDS encoding ABC transporter substrate-binding protein yields the protein MKKILLIMIGMLMLACGNSNDTVNGKKDSKDSGNKQVYKIGITQFMEHPSLNLAKEGFKAAFKEAGIKADFDEKNANGEVTNANLIATNYKADKKDLVFGIATPSAQALVNNIPDIPVLFSAVTDPASAKLLNPNVTGTSDKLENVEAQLDLLLKLKPGTKKIGVLYNPSEQNSAVQVQEIQKIAKQKNIEVVLQGINNFGELAQATKNLLGSTDALYLPTDNLVVSGMNLIASEAVNAKKPVVVSENSSVKEGALFTMGLDYYALGKRTGEMAIEILKGKPVSQIPFETSKQMKLYVNSKTAQALGLDLKNPAFNGAEFVGK from the coding sequence ATGAAAAAGATACTGTTAATAATGATAGGTATGTTAATGTTGGCATGTGGAAATAGTAACGACACTGTCAATGGAAAAAAAGATTCAAAGGATTCTGGAAATAAACAGGTTTATAAAATTGGGATAACTCAATTTATGGAACATCCTTCGCTTAACTTAGCAAAAGAAGGATTTAAGGCTGCATTTAAGGAAGCTGGAATAAAGGCAGATTTTGATGAAAAAAATGCAAATGGGGAAGTTACAAATGCAAATTTGATTGCTACAAATTATAAGGCGGATAAGAAAGATCTTGTATTTGGTATTGCTACACCATCGGCACAAGCATTGGTGAATAATATTCCAGATATTCCTGTACTGTTTTCAGCTGTAACTGATCCTGCAAGTGCAAAACTTTTAAATCCAAATGTTACAGGAACAAGTGATAAATTGGAAAATGTTGAGGCTCAGCTTGATTTACTGTTAAAATTAAAGCCTGGAACTAAGAAAATCGGAGTTTTATATAATCCATCAGAACAAAATTCAGCAGTTCAAGTTCAAGAAATTCAAAAAATTGCTAAACAAAAAAATATAGAAGTTGTATTGCAAGGTATAAATAACTTTGGTGAACTGGCGCAAGCTACTAAAAATCTATTGGGATCAACTGATGCATTGTATTTGCCGACAGATAACCTTGTAGTGTCTGGAATGAACCTGATTGCTTCAGAAGCTGTTAATGCTAAAAAGCCTGTAGTTGTAAGTGAAAATTCTTCAGTAAAAGAAGGAGCATTGTTTACAATGGGATTAGATTATTATGCACTTGGAAAACGTACTGGAGAAATGGCAATTGAAATTCTTAAAGGAAAACCTGTTTCTCAAATTCCTTTTGAAACTTCAAAACAAATGAAACTTTATGTAAATAGTAAAACAGCGCAAGCACTGGGATTAGATTTGAAAAATCCTGCATTTAATGGAGCTGAGTTTGTAGGAAAATAA
- a CDS encoding PTS sugar transporter subunit IIA, protein METKNVADYIKVDTINLNLESKTKNTVIRELYNNLKKTNLIKDEELGLNDIFAREEMGSTGIGKKIALPHAKTKAVDELIATFGISRNGIDYESLDNENVNIFFMFLCPEEKTQEYLKVLARISRLIRDDKFIDKLLKPESNGEIIEIIRDAEING, encoded by the coding sequence ATGGAAACTAAAAATGTTGCTGATTATATCAAAGTTGATACGATAAATTTAAATTTAGAATCAAAAACTAAAAATACAGTAATTAGGGAATTGTATAATAATTTGAAAAAGACAAATTTAATAAAAGATGAAGAATTAGGATTAAATGATATTTTTGCAAGGGAAGAAATGGGATCAACTGGAATTGGGAAGAAGATTGCATTGCCACATGCTAAGACAAAGGCTGTGGATGAATTGATAGCGACTTTTGGAATTTCTAGAAATGGAATAGATTACGAATCGCTGGATAATGAAAATGTAAATATTTTTTTCATGTTTTTGTGCCCAGAGGAAAAAACACAGGAATATTTAAAGGTGCTGGCAAGAATATCAAGATTGATAAGAGATGACAAATTTATAGATAAATTGTTAAAGCCTGAATCAAATGGAGAAATTATTGAAATTATTCGAGATGCAGAAATAAATGGATAA
- a CDS encoding ABC transporter ATP-binding protein produces the protein MNKIIELKNVNKIYKTKVENIHILKNINLAFNKGDFISIQGKSGSGKTSLLNILGLLDEPTDGEIYIGGEKIHYRDEKAKTVIRNKKIGFVFQFHYLLNEFTALENVMMPALINKSMNKNEIKKKAKELLALVGLAKRVKHKPMELSGGEKQRVAIARAMINDPDIILADEPTGNLDTETSNLINELFMKINRERNQSIIIVTHSLELANLATYKYKIENGEFNMILPTIQF, from the coding sequence ATGAATAAGATAATAGAATTGAAGAATGTCAATAAAATTTATAAGACAAAAGTTGAAAATATCCATATTTTGAAAAATATAAATTTGGCTTTTAATAAAGGGGATTTTATTTCGATTCAAGGTAAATCAGGAAGTGGTAAAACTTCACTTTTAAATATATTAGGACTTTTGGATGAGCCGACTGACGGGGAAATTTACATTGGTGGAGAAAAAATTCATTATAGGGATGAGAAGGCTAAAACGGTTATAAGAAATAAAAAAATAGGATTTGTGTTTCAATTCCACTATTTGCTAAATGAGTTTACGGCGCTTGAAAATGTTATGATGCCTGCACTTATCAATAAAAGTATGAATAAAAATGAAATAAAGAAAAAAGCGAAGGAACTGCTGGCGCTTGTAGGGCTTGCAAAGCGGGTAAAACATAAGCCAATGGAACTTTCAGGAGGGGAAAAGCAGCGGGTTGCAATAGCAAGGGCAATGATTAATGACCCTGATATAATACTGGCTGATGAGCCAACTGGGAATTTGGATACAGAAACAAGTAATCTTATAAATGAGCTGTTTATGAAAATAAATAGAGAAAGAAATCAGTCAATAATAATAGTTACCCACAGTTTGGAACTGGCTAATTTGGCTACTTATAAATATAAAATTGAAAATGGTGAGTTTAATATGATTTTGCCAACAATACAGTTTTGA
- the mreC gene encoding rod shape-determining protein MreC: MDFSEKKGTGRTILIVIIIVIILFAFKNRITSSFTFLDGVTQAVNFRLVKVKSMLYTQVLKLKSRINDISYIEEYVENNKNRDFELQKNKVQNMEFAYLKEENEKLRQMLEMRQKNPSEFIAADVALVENGSSSEKMYINKGSAQGIKINLPVMFNGYLIGKISKVSDEYSEVTLLTSKTSKLSVVLNGTDQQILRGNGNGTFSILNYNEGKVDKNTVFNVETSGVSDILPRGIKIGTLKVTNLNDFNKMKEIRFKPSFNVFDIQSVLVYKWSVNDTINNQIQNQVKAEEEQQNKENSQTN, encoded by the coding sequence ATGGATTTTTCTGAAAAAAAAGGTACAGGTAGAACAATTTTAATTGTAATAATTATAGTAATAATATTATTTGCTTTTAAAAATAGAATTACAAGTTCATTTACGTTTTTAGATGGAGTAACTCAGGCAGTAAATTTCAGGCTGGTAAAAGTTAAAAGTATGCTGTATACTCAAGTTTTGAAATTGAAATCAAGAATTAATGACATAAGTTACATAGAAGAGTACGTAGAAAATAATAAAAATAGAGATTTTGAATTACAGAAAAATAAGGTTCAGAATATGGAGTTTGCATATTTGAAGGAAGAAAATGAGAAATTACGGCAAATGCTGGAAATGCGTCAAAAAAATCCATCTGAATTTATAGCGGCAGATGTGGCGCTTGTGGAAAATGGAAGTTCATCGGAAAAAATGTATATAAATAAGGGATCAGCGCAAGGTATAAAAATAAATTTGCCAGTAATGTTTAATGGATATCTTATTGGAAAAATTTCTAAAGTAAGTGATGAATATTCAGAAGTAACGTTATTGACAAGTAAAACATCAAAATTAAGTGTTGTATTAAATGGAACTGATCAGCAAATTTTACGTGGAAATGGAAATGGAACTTTTTCCATCCTGAACTATAATGAAGGAAAAGTTGATAAAAATACAGTATTTAATGTAGAAACTTCAGGAGTAAGTGATATTTTACCAAGAGGAATAAAAATAGGAACTTTGAAGGTAACGAATTTAAATGATTTTAATAAGATGAAAGAAATAAGATTTAAGCCAAGTTTTAATGTATTTGATATTCAAAGTGTATTAGTTTATAAATGGAGTGTTAATGACACGATTAATAATCAGATACAAAATCAGGTAAAAGCTGAAGAGGAACAGCAAAATAAAGAAAATTCACAAACAAATTAA
- the recO gene encoding DNA repair protein RecO, with the protein MKIIKTNCIVLKKKEMKEADLLVMLFSKDFGKIMATAYGIRKSKKRDIVSLNPLNEIEITLLQKNNYYVVKDVEIIKNFKNILKNIEKLEISLYILDSIDKIYYMTEENGDFFDKLVEILSFIDALPYLKKGYKYYVVLSFLRRVMIEHGIYDINEISLILEKSKKESMRKYKEILKIVKNSSSMDETQEKMENYLDFLKKMVMIFENFINRNLQTELKIRKFIMEEFYGN; encoded by the coding sequence ATGAAAATAATAAAAACAAACTGTATTGTTTTAAAAAAAAAGGAAATGAAAGAGGCGGATTTATTGGTAATGCTTTTTAGCAAAGATTTTGGGAAGATTATGGCGACAGCTTATGGTATCCGAAAATCTAAGAAAAGGGATATTGTTTCTTTAAATCCGTTAAATGAAATTGAAATTACACTTCTTCAAAAAAATAATTACTATGTTGTGAAAGATGTAGAAATTATAAAAAATTTCAAAAATATTTTAAAAAATATTGAGAAATTGGAAATATCATTGTATATACTTGATAGTATAGATAAAATTTATTATATGACTGAGGAAAATGGAGATTTTTTTGATAAGCTGGTAGAAATATTAAGTTTTATTGATGCTCTTCCATATTTAAAAAAGGGTTATAAATATTATGTTGTATTGTCGTTTTTGAGAAGAGTAATGATAGAACATGGGATTTATGATATAAATGAAATTAGCTTGATACTTGAAAAAAGTAAAAAAGAAAGCATGCGAAAGTATAAGGAGATTTTGAAAATTGTAAAAAATAGTTCGAGTATGGATGAAACTCAGGAAAAAATGGAGAATTATTTAGATTTTTTAAAAAAAATGGTTATGATTTTTGAAAATTTTATAAATAGAAATTTACAAACTGAATTAAAAATACGGAAATTTATTATGGAGGAATTTTATGGAAACTAA
- a CDS encoding ABC transporter ATP-binding protein, whose translation MIELKNLYKTFFSELGTEKQVFKGLNFTINDGDFITIIGSNGAGKSTLLNVLNGQIIPDGGNVILNGNDITNVVQHKRAKWISQVYQNPTMGTAPSMTVLENLSMAKNKGKRFNFTFGLDVKNIEFYKKQLASLGLGLENQLFTQVGLLSGGQRQCLSLIMATLNRPDILLLDEHTAALDPQTSKIILEKTKEIIEKNNITSLMITHNMQDAITYGNRLIMLHAGEVIFDIKGEEKKKLTVEKLLEMFRTKDAKLSDKDIF comes from the coding sequence ATGATAGAATTAAAAAATTTATATAAAACTTTCTTCTCTGAATTAGGAACAGAAAAGCAGGTATTTAAAGGATTAAACTTTACGATAAATGATGGGGACTTTATAACAATTATTGGGAGTAATGGTGCAGGAAAATCTACTCTTTTAAATGTATTAAACGGTCAAATTATCCCAGATGGCGGAAACGTGATTTTAAATGGAAATGACATAACAAATGTTGTTCAGCACAAAAGAGCAAAATGGATTTCACAAGTTTACCAAAATCCAACAATGGGAACAGCTCCTTCTATGACAGTGCTGGAAAATTTGTCAATGGCTAAAAATAAAGGTAAACGGTTCAACTTTACATTTGGACTGGATGTAAAGAATATAGAATTTTACAAAAAGCAGTTGGCAAGTTTAGGATTAGGACTAGAAAATCAGCTATTTACACAAGTAGGACTTCTATCAGGTGGTCAAAGACAATGTCTGTCATTAATAATGGCAACTTTAAACCGTCCAGATATATTGCTTTTGGATGAGCATACAGCGGCGCTTGATCCTCAGACTTCTAAAATAATCCTTGAAAAAACGAAGGAAATTATTGAAAAGAATAACATAACAAGCCTGATGATAACACATAATATGCAAGATGCCATAACTTATGGAAATAGACTAATTATGCTTCATGCAGGAGAAGTAATTTTTGATATAAAAGGTGAAGAAAAGAAAAAATTGACGGTGGAAAAATTGCTTGAAATGTTTAGAACAAAAGATGCAAAATTATCTGACAAGGATATATTTTAG
- a CDS encoding ABC transporter permease: MVEFFIAFRHIIERKFQSIFSVLGVAIAVTVFIVSLTVSNGLEKNMINSLLTMSPHILVKNKKSKFFDNYEGTVENVKKIKGIKAVIPQMNSQSILKGNGLAKGVLADGISPENVKNGLNLKIVDGNNNISELNSVLVGEQLATEMNLKVGNEISLVSAENKEIKLIVRGIFKTGFLDYDSNLAIVPLEAMQILSDQGRVATEIGIKVEHPEKVEGILSQVRNVINSKEYGAISWKTINQNLLRAVQFERFVLIAILSLLLIIASFAVSVILNMIVREKIKDIGILKSIGYTNSSIRKIFTIEGLIIGVFGMILASLLSPLVLVALKALFKEYMKGGTYYLEELPLYISQKELLIIYGVTFAVVFLSTIFPAARAARLKPVEALKYE, encoded by the coding sequence ATGGTAGAATTTTTTATTGCATTTAGGCATATTATTGAAAGAAAATTTCAAAGTATATTTTCAGTGCTTGGAGTAGCTATTGCAGTAACAGTTTTTATCGTTTCATTGACTGTTTCAAATGGTCTGGAAAAAAATATGATAAATTCATTATTGACAATGAGTCCGCATATTCTTGTAAAAAATAAAAAATCAAAATTTTTTGATAATTATGAAGGAACTGTAGAAAATGTAAAAAAAATTAAAGGAATAAAAGCTGTTATCCCGCAAATGAACAGCCAGTCGATATTAAAAGGCAATGGCCTGGCAAAAGGAGTGTTAGCTGATGGAATAAGTCCAGAAAATGTAAAAAATGGGCTTAACTTGAAAATAGTAGATGGAAATAACAATATTTCAGAACTTAATTCAGTTTTAGTTGGTGAACAGCTGGCTACCGAAATGAATCTTAAAGTTGGAAATGAAATAAGTCTTGTATCGGCTGAAAATAAGGAGATAAAACTTATTGTAAGAGGAATCTTTAAGACCGGATTTTTAGATTATGATTCAAATCTTGCAATTGTGCCTTTAGAGGCTATGCAAATTTTATCAGATCAGGGAAGAGTGGCAACAGAAATTGGAATCAAAGTTGAACATCCTGAAAAGGTTGAAGGAATATTAAGTCAAGTAAGAAATGTCATAAATTCCAAAGAATATGGGGCAATAAGCTGGAAAACAATTAATCAGAATTTATTAAGGGCAGTACAATTTGAAAGATTTGTATTGATTGCTATTTTAAGTTTGCTTCTGATTATTGCAAGCTTTGCTGTATCTGTAATTTTGAATATGATTGTGCGGGAAAAAATAAAGGATATTGGAATTTTAAAATCAATTGGTTATACAAACAGCAGTATTAGAAAAATTTTTACAATAGAAGGGTTAATAATCGGAGTTTTTGGAATGATTTTAGCAAGTTTGCTTTCTCCGCTTGTACTTGTGGCTTTAAAAGCCTTATTTAAGGAATATATGAAAGGTGGAACTTATTATTTGGAAGAATTGCCGTTGTATATTTCACAAAAGGAACTTTTGATTATTTATGGAGTAACATTTGCCGTTGTATTTTTATCGACAATTTTCCCTGCGGCAAGGGCGGCAAGATTGAAACCTGTGGAGGCATTGAAATATGAATAA
- a CDS encoding septum formation initiator family protein, with translation MKKLRIIGNIIFFSLVVYFIGQSVNVFLGKKAMQASLVNTSNEIKELENRKSKLLDQEKNSDENEKNEKYARNNLNLKKEGEEVYKTTE, from the coding sequence ATGAAAAAATTACGGATTATTGGAAATATTATATTTTTTAGTCTAGTTGTTTATTTTATTGGACAAAGTGTAAATGTATTTTTGGGGAAAAAGGCTATGCAGGCTAGTTTAGTTAATACAAGCAATGAAATAAAGGAACTTGAAAATAGAAAGAGTAAATTGCTGGATCAGGAAAAAAATTCAGATGAAAATGAGAAAAATGAAAAATATGCAAGAAATAATTTGAATTTAAAAAAAGAAGGAGAAGAAGTTTATAAAACTACAGAATAA